atctaatctcaccgccaccactaTTTTTACATTAACCGTAAGTAAACATACTGCCCATCCAAACCAAccctaattcttttaaaatccaAATATATATCTAATACAGAACATATATTCGACCAGTGTTCAATGGTTGAGAATTATCAAATTCATTTGTATTTAAAACTCAAAATTGCAAATAAGTACCAGAATTTTTGCTTGGAACCTGAAACTCATTTTTCAAcacatgcataaataaaaaatttcacaagataaaaataaaaaataaaaataaaacccccTAAATATACACATACTGGACACATATTCTTAACAAATACCTGCATGCAACTaacataaagtaaaattaaaatcatcAGCTTCTACAACACCATGACCAAACACATGAAAAACTCAAATTCCGTACATATGAATTAGAACATAGATTAAAAACGAAAAATAGAACCCTGCAAACCATATATCAAGCCATGCTCATCCATAAAATTGATTGATTTCATTCATACCAAAAAGAAGTACAAGCATAAGCATAAGAGCTCCATTATACATGAGCCCTTCCTACTGTATCTTGAAACTTTGGTTGGCATTGTTGGACGATCAAATCCCACAAATAAGAATCGAAACAATCATGCCTGAGTTGAAATGAAATCAAATGTTCCAAAATGGGAAAAAAACTATCAGGGAGCAACTTATTGAGAGCTTTGAAGAACTAATATAACCTAGGGACAGCAGAAAGTCGTCAAATTCGGAGATTTGATGGTGTCTTCGAGTGAATAAATGGCATGAAAGTGTGAACTTACAATCATGATGCTTGCTGAACAAGAAACAGATACCATCTCAAGTGATGATCTCTTTCACAAGCCAATCTAAACTCGGATATGCAAAGTATAAGATAAGAAACGAAGGGAAAGCAAAGAGAATGGTTATAAGTATGTACAGGGCTAAGATGGCCGCACTAGCAGGAACTGCATAAAGGATGATCAAGAGAAATATGATGATTAATGGGAACTTGGCAGTCAGATGTACAAAGAACACCAGAGATTTCCGAAGGACAGTGTGTATTCTTTCCAAATTGAAGTAACCGGTAAGATGAGTACGATTTTGTGTTGATCCCGATGACTCAGAATGATGGTGGTATGCCCTTCGATGGTTACAACGAGTTACTTGGTTTCCAACGGGTAAACTGTTGTTAGATGACAAGTCCGGTTGACGATCTTCTGAGAATGAAGAATGAGACATTAGTCTATCACCATTCATGCTCTCAACCATCCAAAGTAGAAAATAGTTCTTCCGAGGGAACTTGAGGTTTCCTCGATAAACCAGACGAAATGACAAGAGATTGCACCACGGGCAAGAGATGAAAAGTGGAAGTTGGATTGGTAGAGTAGGGAATTTCATGACAGCCCATTGAAGTCCTAGAATGCAGTTTTTACAAAGGGTATGACCACACCATAAAACATACGGCACATTTTCGACAATGTTGAAGGATTCACAGCATATCGGACAATCTAAACCTTCATCCCTGCTAACTGCTGAAGAACTTTCATCATCTGAACATTCCGATGCAGCACGCGTTTGCCTTAGAGAATCATTTTTCAATCCAACAGTTCCAGCGATGCATTTGGATGCAAAACTCCACATGCTGATGTAAGGAACATAAGCTATTACATAAACAACATCATTTTCGAGTAGTAGGAACTGAACCTTGTGAATTACAACATAATGTCAAAACCCAAAAGTCAGTCTGCCAAGTGCAAATAGAAACAGTGCTGCGTACCAACACAAACAACCTAAAAGGAAAACGAAAGAAAAACTTCAGGCAGCAATAATTTAGGCCATTTTAACCGTAAGCAACTATCGTTAATGTAACGAACTACCAGTACATTCAGAATTAACCTACTATTAATACAAATCCATACCATACTACAAATCAAAGGGGAAACAGTAAGGtctcatgtatatatattcaataaACATACAAGAAACTCAAAACCACGGGTTAGCAACAAAACTGAAAATTCAATATTAGAGGGACCATTGTTGGCCTTCTAAGTTTGAAGTAAGCCTAATCAGTAGAATGAAGAACACAAGGCACCAAAAAAACACTCGCTTGAATGAAAAAagatggtaaaagtaccatggaagcccttgtattaagagtcagattgcatttttcccttttactaaaaaaagggtaaattagtccctatccgttagatcaaagagtaaactattattttttgttaaaaaatgttACCCATTACTAAAAACTGGCGTGATTGATGGAATAATTAGACATTTAGATGTGACCTCACCCTCACGTGTAGCTCGTGATAACATACAAGGACCAGTTTTCACCAGTAGAAATGGATGTGATACTTTTACCGAAATaagacacacacacacatatatatatataagcttaagGATATATAACCATATATTATTGTTGGCTTTCTAAGTTCCAAGTAAGCCTAACCAGTGTTGTGAAGGATGCAAGGCGTGAAAATGAATGCTAGCTTGAATTTAATAAGACgcaatatgtatatgtatatgtatatgtacatgtacatgtttttgtatgtgtgtatatacacacacaaagatatatacatatatgaactCTTAAGATGTAGAACTACAACACTAGATTTCAGTTTCAACTTATCCCGTTATCAATAAAAGATTCTAAACAAAACACCCAATTCCTGAAAATGACAAATCATCTTAAATCAGAAAAGGATAAACAAATTGATTTACATCTTCCAAAATCATTTTAAGGATTCCAACAGATTTCATTTTGAATGAGAATTGagaaatgcaagaaaataaaatgaacCCAGAAAGGATAACACTTCAAATAATCATTCATATGACCCGGAAAGAAAGCAAGAAtccttacaattgaaagaatcTTTTAACAGTaaataatagaaatttaaaataaaggtcTTACAGAGTCTTGGGTATCTTTGATTGATGATAACAAAGAATTTCAGCTCTCTTTTTCAGTTTTTCTCTATGCTTTTTTACCTTTTTTCCCCTATGACTAGATGCTGGAGACGGGATTCTGCCTAAAAATGGGGGGGAAACATGAAAGAATGTAAAATTGGGGGTTTTTTAATTAGTAtataaagagagaaaagaaaagaaatcaagaATCAAGGATCGTGGAACATGTATTGATTTGGTAGAGGGGACAATATTAATACCAATGTTGCCTATTTCCGATCGGCAAATGGCAAATGGCAAATGGCAAATGGCAATGAGGGCTTTTTCTTGATTGTGACTTCACCATTTTTGCGTAGACCGGGCTTGTACTATTGATTTTATAATTCAAAACTAGCccaaatttctttttcctttttcttaataATCAAAAGGGCAATGTTTATTTAAGTTTACGATTCGGTCATTAATGTTTCAATTAGTACTTAAAGGTCACGAATGTTATTGATCATTGACCTTTGTTACACTCTTTGAAGATGAAGGATGAACGTATATATACACTCTTTGAAGATGAAggatgaacatatatatatatacacatacacatacacatacacatacacatacacatacacaggGACCTTTCATTGATTATAAATAGAAAGCCAATGGCGAATAGAAGTGGGAGGGAGTTGCCTTTAAGTCGAGCAATTCACTTCCTAGGGAACTTAGCCTGGTTACGTGACTTGATTTagtaaaaattttatgtatgcCAATCACATCATTGCCTCACTAATAAATTTACGTGGATTTTTAGTCGATTGACATGAAATTTAAGATTCgatttttatatatgtaaattcttttgttcttttctcCGTTATAATGTAATTGTTTGCTTGTATAAAGAAAAGAGAGACTCGATGTAATCAATTAGAAGGCTTGATAATCATGTAATATACTTTAGCAATGTTGTTTAAATTAGATTAGATAGGTCACTCAAACTAGAAATTAATTGAGATATCAATTTGAAGAGAAGAGTTAGACCGATTGATTTGTGAATCACTCAAAATTGGTTTAATTAAGCTAAAAAAAATAAGTTGAACCAACTATTGaaccaatttctattttcaataattttttaaaattttctaataataagTTTATCAATGTACAAATAAGTGATAGAAACTCTCGATACAAAATCTATACAAGTTTCTCCAATATACTTCATTTTTTAGCAAGTCATACTTTCACAATACCGACATGATTTATAACTGTTCTAAAAGATTGTCAACTCTAATCATAATAAGTTATTGTATGTCGCCTGTCGCAGTGCTAAATGATCAATATCAACATGATTTATAACCTAAGGTATAAAGTAGTAGACACAAATGCGAGTTGGGGGGTCTCGTAAAGGCCATGGATTTTCTCTAATGCTAGCTAAATGATGAATGATCTTTAATAAAAAATGTCCTACTTGAGTAAAGAATCCTAACGCTAAAAGAATAAGGCGGTTGATTAGCAAGGTTTTCATAGATATCGATTAGGGCTTTCACTGAGAGCGCATTAACAATCAAGCAAACCAAAAAAGATTTCAGCTATTCAAGGAGGAGGCACCTACTAATGGCTGCTAAGGCTTTGGCCAGCTACGCAAAGTTTAAGCACCGCAAATCCTCTATAGGAATTTAACTTATGTAACGTGTTCCACACCCTTGGGattaatgtaaattttttaatcttttaacgCATCGTTTGGTTACTAATGTAATAATATGAagaaaaattgtattaattatatatgtattacaataaaataaaacataattaataattaatatacatCGACACTTGACATTAGAAAGATGAGTAAtaattgttggaatattttcaaaatatttataatgttccaAAAGTTATAATTGAAAAGTTATAAGTGCTCCAAAAATaatgtcatttggtaattaagtaAGAGTTGTCACTATTCAAGTTGATACCTATTGAAGAGACATGAGATCTCTTATAAATAGGAGAGGAATTTCATTTGTTGGACACACTGAGAAACATAGAACAAAGTTTCCTTTTGGGCTCCCACCTTTTATATTCTCAAgttgttttaaaaaatagtataatttgTTTTCATTTACAGTTCAactctaaataaaaaaatttatctgcaaaatcataaaaacttttcaaaatataatattattaaatataaatgtcATTTTTAAAAACTCAACGTTAACTTTATTGAAATTTGATCTTATATGCATGGCACTTTGCTTTTGATAGTCAATATAGATTAGTGATGAACTTGTACTTGAATGTGAATGTTTTAACTTAGGATAGGTCATCGCAACAAGTTTGGCATTTGTGTATCCCTCCATATGTGAAGGATTTTATTTGGCGCTATCTGCACTTTTTTCTTCCGATTAAAAGTTAGCTTTTTAAAAGGGGTATTCCCATTATGCAAGCGTGTAGAGAGGGTGATGGGAATGAGAACATTGAGCATGCCTTGTTGCGTTGTTGTAAGGCGCAAGTTATTTGGACTATAGCAACAGTGCCTACAAATGGGGTTACATGATCGGATTTTTTGTCAGGATTGCTAGCTAGGTTGAACAATGAGGCTCAGTGATGGAGGCTTGTGTTGTTGTGGCAAACCTAGTTGGCTAGGAACTTATCTTTATGGCAACATCATGAGCTACCACCATCTCAGGTTCTTTATAACGCCGAATGTTTCATTCAAGAATGGATGGTTGCAAATGTTGTTTATTTGGAAGTTGATTCCCAAGCGACCTCAGGGATGGCAGGTGGGGGTGAGAGAGGGATTGCTGGAGGCTCCGAGGTGGCAGCCACTGACCGCCTATAAACGTGTTCttgtttataataaaatattacagcaaaaatatatataaattaaatcggGGGTATCTGCAAGTgtacgggtcaaattgtaatttGATATGTGTTACAACGAAAACCTGTAAGTATTTCAAGGATAGTACTCAGAGATTGCAgattagataaattaatattagattaattacataaaaaaaattattgatctaatcgagtcacgaattagtagtgttagTCCAAATTAATagatttattaaactaattaaattattaagcctaaattaacctaaatgactttcctattcctagtgtcgaCAACGCGAGCCTCTAACCTATGATCGATTAAATCCCTAAGTAATAAAGAGTAGTTTAACTAACTTTAGAATTAGGAGTTTAATATGAATTAGctattaattaattagtattaCCACCCGACGCTACTAATTAATTAATCGGTGGATACTcgcttatctttcgacctcacttTCTCCGCTaggataaaccatgatttactCAGTTCGACTTATCTCCCGATCTCGTCTCCCATATGATAACTTATCAGGGTTATCAAACCTAACaatttaagaacacataattcaTATCCATTAATCCTATTATTAACCCTTATTATGTTGTTAATTAATCGACTTgcttaattaattagtttaataaacgaATCAtgcaatatataaaataaacacaagaaattattataatattcatatgACAGTTAATTAATCAAGTTAACAAagcataaataaaagaataaagaaagagATAAGAGAATGCTCATGAATATTATTGAAGCTTGATGCCAGAGCAATCTCTGCTCACTATTGTCTTCACATCAGAATAAAAAAGTTTCgactaaaatataaaagaaaagaaaaataaaaaaatgtgtatAAAAGATGTGCACTTTATGCTCGATATACGCCCGATACTTTGGGTGCAAGTAAGAAATAAAATCTCCAAGAATTTGCCAAAATGTGGTTGTCAACATCATCTTTTCTTGTAGCCCACATCTATGCTTTATGGTTCAACACAGGTTGATGTGGCTTAACATAAGGCTATTGTGGCTCAACACAAGGTTGTGTGTTGCAACACAGACATTGTGTGTCGCATGACACACATTGTGTGTCATGCAACACAAGGCATTTTGTGGCTTTGGACGTTTTTCTCATGTTTTTACAATCTgggaagcttgtgcatcactcgcCCCAAATTCTTACCTCAATTGGGCCTAAAATTAAGCTTCCTACAAgttaaatacccaaattaaacctACCTAAGACCCATATCGACCTAATAGGTCATCAACactaaaaaaaaatatgttaaaaacacctaattttattaacttttaatctTAACCTATTAATACTAAAACTataataactaattataaaataccTAGAAAACAAACTTGTTAAGTGCGGAAACAACCTAAATAACTACTACAAGTGATTTCAGGTCAGCCACCTCCTTCTAGGTTGTTCAAATGTAATGTTGatgcattttcttttctttttttttatgtagATGAATCAACTGTCGAGATTGGACTAGTTCTTCAAGACAGTCGTGGTGATTTGGTAAAAGGGCTTTCGACATTTGAAAAGGTGACATTTAGCCCTCTGTTAGCTGAGGCCTTTGCCATTTAGGAGGCCTTGGCTAAGACCTAGTCATTATGATCGCATCATTATTGAGTCGGATTGTGTGTTGATGGTGCATGTCTTGAATCGATCCATTGTTTACAAATCGGAGTTTGACTATTGAATTCCAAACTGTTTAATGTTGAGTActttatttcaacattaaacttTTAGTTGGGTGCGTCGATCGACTAATAAGGTGGCTCATTCGCTTTCTCGAGTAACCTTATTACATGTAAATCACATTGAATAATCTACTTTATTGTATTTGTTTTTAGATGTTTTAAATGGTAATAACGTTTTTATTTCGTCTAATAAAGGTGTTAGATAAAAGAATATGGGTGTATAAGTAAGCCTGTTGGCTCGGGTCTTAGTGTTCCTTCCCATTAGTcgttaattttgttgatttgtttctatttgaatataaattttcattttcattttggaaaagaccacattcatttccaaatgtttcaaatttatcaatttttactatttctatccatttcttatcatttgattcaacatgcaattcatttctggtttcaatgagctaatgaaaggaccaattggacatatgcgATTAGgataaaatgatttataattaagttatagattttcacctattaattataaattcatttagttacgaagtcattccactatagtattgtgactgagcttTCCCAagtgacataccattacgaaaacaactcaatcagtgctcatccaatgaccttgtcataagtgtattaccctcattgaatatccttaatctctttgggatagaTTTGTtatcccaatatgatcctattttatctcatggtaaccattacatctttcttcatgaaaatttaattactatcaaatagtaatcaagtcattcatcacaaaaaaGACTGACCtttggccacgtttacttttcatcaaacATGTAGTTCCattgagaggatatcatttactcatatatcgggttatgaattccattgttgtgaatgacgctacatattgcaaaagttgtatacccaacataccaatttttggttccttatctatttgaattcAGGCTttcacttacatcaaagtatacaagtcatgcatacatagtctatcatccactcaggattaaggtatgccgcACTTTGAACATCacaagttgtaacatcccgaattagggtctagtcgaaacagtgattttgagaccacaaatctgaaatagaaataattattttatgattatttgatgatccataaCATGATtacatgtttgtgtgaaattttcatgaagaaattctatgcttaAGGTGTCTAATTTGACttcaggaactaaattgaataagttgtaaaacttgtgttctagaagctacaagcatgaaattgcattggattattaattagaagtcttaaataacaatttgaccaagttttaaaattttgaacaaaaatgggcatgaataggaaaattttgaaagaaaggccttaagggcatttttgtcttttggtaaataaaagattaaaaagagaaaaagaaagcaaaatttgtccatcttcttcttgcttgtaccgaaatttcaagggtcaccatagctagggtttgttcatctttcaagctcaaaagtaagtgcatcctagtcccatttttaatgttctttacattttttaagttgtcatcaaccgatctagctatttctac
This window of the Gossypium hirsutum isolate 1008001.06 chromosome A09, Gossypium_hirsutum_v2.1, whole genome shotgun sequence genome carries:
- the LOC107888559 gene encoding uncharacterized protein produces the protein MWSFASKCIAGTVGLKNDSLRQTRAASECSDDESSSAVSRDEGLDCPICCESFNIVENVPYVLWCGHTLCKNCILGLQWAVMKFPTLPIQLPLFISCPWCNLLSFRLVYRGNLKFPRKNYFLLWMVESMNGDRLMSHSSFSEDRQPDLSSNNSLPVGNQVTRCNHRRAYHHHSESSGSTQNRTHLTGYFNLERIHTVLRKSLVFFVHLTAKFPLIIIFLLIILYAVPASAAILALYILITILFAFPSFLILYFAYPSLDWLVKEIIT